The Pecten maximus chromosome 6, xPecMax1.1, whole genome shotgun sequence DNA window TCGCTGAAGTACGACACTGTGTATTGATACTTGTGTCGCTGAAGTACGACACTGAATTGATATGTGTGTCGCTGAATTAGGACACTGTGTATtgatacatgtgtattgatACGTGTGTCGCTGAAGTACGACACTGTGTATTGATACTTGTGTCGCTGGAGTACGACACTGTGTATTGATACTTGTGTCGCTGGAGTACGACACTGTGAATTGATACGTGTGTCGCTGAATTGGAGACACTGTGTATTGATACGTGTGTCGCTGAAGTACGACACTGTATATTGATACTTGTGTCGCTGAAGTATGACACTGTGTATTGATACTTGTGTCGCTGAAGTACGACACTGTGTATTGATTCTTGTGTTGCTGACATATACCTCACTTTCATTAGAATTAATTTCATTGGAGGAAAACAGGTCACCtgacattttttaaatcaaatattccACTGAATTATCGTGGCCAGTGTATAAGCCTGTGGTATAACCCCGTCCGGTGAATAATACCATAGGATTACCCTTGACCGGGTTATAACCCCATGGGATAACCCCTGCCCAGTATATAACCCCGTGGGATAACCCCCGCCCGGTGAATAACACCATAGGATAACCTCGGATTGGTATATAACACCATAGGATAACCCCAGGGATAACCCTCGCCCGGTATATAACCCTGTGGGATAACCCCCGCCCGGTGACTAACACCATAGGATAACCCCTGACCGGGTTATAACCCCATGGGATAACCTCGGATCGGTATATAACACCATAGGATAACCCCGTGGGATAACCCTCGCCCGGTATATAACCCCGTGGGATAACCCCCGCCTGGTGAATAACACCATACGATAGCCccagacaggtatataacaccaTAGGATAACCcctgacaggtatataacaccaTAGGATAACCCCTGACCGGTATATAACACAATGGGATAACCCCGTGGGATAACCCCTGCCCGGTGAATAACACCATAGGATAACCCCTGACCGGGGTATAACCTCACTCATCATCAAATGTGCCTGCACCAAAAAACGttcaatttcaaaacaacaatgatggaagtgacactgtcaaatatgatatattttattgttttatttttctattctttttaatgtgatatttgttgacTTTACTGTCAAAAGTCAATAAAATGCAATTTACATCAAGCAGTTATCATAATTACTGATCTTGTTGtttgtttcggtataataaaacgtTTATGGCCCTAGCCTCTTGATTCGGGATATATTTGTAGCctgaggggaataactcttACCAGGGACATAATTCTGGATACTTCCCTCCACGGAGGgccataattgtatattgttataacatggTTGCAAAAGTTTAGAAATACTAGTACATGCATCCCTGATCATGAAGTATATATGACACTTTGTACTTTGATTTTGACTGTCATACAATTATACTGTACTAAAACTTAATTAAAGATCGGACTGTcatacattatactgtactaaAACTTAATTTAAACATCGGACAATGGCATTGAATcgcatacaatatatattatatatatatatatttaatttgatgAGAAAGCAAATGACATTGATTGCTCTTTCTTCCAGGTGATTGGCTGGTGATTTATGGATGAGAAGATGGATGAAGAGGCTTTATCTCGTAATAATGAGGTCTGTCAAATGTTGCGTCAGTCCCTATTGGAAATCTGTAGAAACCACTACACAGCTTTGGCAGACATGGAGGTGGACGCAATTATATGTCTGTCTGCAATCAACTCCTCCcaacaaaatattgtaaaaatacaCCAAGTTGTGCCTCGGGAAAACTTCAAAAATACTTCAACAAATGGTATCCATGCCTCTAAAGTGGAAAGTAATCTAGGAATTGCCAGAGGAATTCAAATGCAAATCAAGAAACGTAAGCGCCTAATGTGTAGACAGAAACATAATTTCAGGGTAAAACTAAACGCTGCCAAAGTAGATGCTGGATCATCAAGTCTGATGAAGCCAAGTAGTGAAACCAATAAATCCAGTTCAAGTAGGAGAAAAATGAAGAAAAGTTCTGTGACCCAGTATCAACCCTGGAGTGAAACGAAATCTTCATCAATGTCCATTGATGAAACTAATAGCGCTGAAAATACATTATTTGTAACTAGGGATAAACAGGGACGCTTGTTAAGGGTCAGTCAACTCCAAGTAAAACCTCAGGGGGACCATCCAGGAAACGATGAGGAGGAGGAACTCCAAGATGGCTGCAATTCTTCAACAGAGGAAAAAGTAGCCATAAAAGAAGAACCTATTGATGATGATTATGGAGATAATGATACTGTTGGTTGTGGACAAATGGACAAAAATGAGAACCGTTCTGAAGCTATGATCGGGAAAAGTGACTCTGATTCTCAGGATATTATACCATCATTAGTACCAAAGCTTGGCCATCGGCGAAGAGAACCAAGAGGCAAATTTATGATTTACAACAAGGAATTAGGAACTGTTGAGACTGAAGCAGTTGAATCACAATCCACTGATGACCAAGATGAGCAAGATATGGATGAAGATGAAAGAGAAACATCAAAAAGTCATGACTGTACTGAAAATTCCAGTGAATCGTTTGTCGTGAAAACAGAACCAGAGGATCCAGAATATAACAGGCCTGTGATCGAGAACCCTCCTATGATAATACAATCTGTCCAAGGAAACACAGCTTTCGAGGTGGGTAAAACCACTAATCAGGTCTCTCTATTGAGGAATTGCCTCATAAAAACAGGAAATGATCAAGAAGTAAAAATGTCATCCATGTTTCTGGACAGTGACAGAAATTCTCAGCTTACAAAATTTCCCACAGACAATGACTGTGATCTTCACTACACAAGTCCATCAACATCTGTAATTGATTTTTCTGCCAGTGGTGGTAATGACTGGAAGAAAGGTTACTCGTTGTTGGGTGAGGAGAGGTCGGATGATGAGGGCTTGTCCCAGTCTAGTGGCTGTGATACGCCTTTTGCCACATCAAACAGGGAACCAGCAGTGCTTAGGCGGACAAAAAAGAAGAAAGTGACAGAACCCAAACTTGTTTCCCTCCTTCATAAACCAACAGTCATGGAGACTACAAGTTCAGGATTGGTTGGTGCGATGGGGCAATCTCATTTATCTCCCCTTAGGATCTCCGGTTTAGACAACTCAACAAAATCTAATATCTCTAGTCCAGTTAATTACTCGTCCTCAAATCAGAACTTTGATGACAGCGATCCTATAATTAGGGGAGAAATTAAACAGTTTTATTGTGAAAAATGTGGCACAGGATTTGCTTCCAGAAAATCTAAAATGAGACATGAAAAGTTTACATGCGGAAATCACACATTCGAATGTTCAGTGTGTGGAAAGTTTTACTCACGGGCAGACAGTAAACAAAGACACATGCTGAAGATGCACGGAGTTAAGATCATGCCGTCACAGCTGGGGATAGATCCACTTGACATGAACAGTTCTGAAAATTTAGATGACAATATGACTTGGTTGTGATTATACAAGGCACCGATatccagtatttatataatttcttcTATTTGTTTGTACTGTTTTCTTCCTTATTCTCTGCAGTGATTTTAGTACAGGCAAATTGTTAGTAAGAAATGGAAGAAAGAGTCAAGTTGAAGTTATTTTCCttatttattctatttatttattttcttaatgaAGTTGGGATAAATTAGCTGCCCATGCCCCAGCTCAGACAGAACTTGTTTCAAGTAGTATATAATGTGTAGGGAATGTATAACTTTTCTtacaaaaaaatcatgatattgcAAAGAACTTTGGAAACAGTACTGacaaatctgttttaatttataaatcaaAAGGCCAACCTATTGGCTGTTTATTGGTGATGCGCGCTATCCCATAATtttacatacacatatcaattttCATTATTAAACAATATGCATAGCATGTATTCATGATTTACGATGAGATcaatgatattgattttacaaGGCAGGGTATACAAAACAGCAGTCGACCCCAACATCCAAGATGGcacactgatatatatatatttctggttTTTCTATTGCCGAATGGGGGAAATT harbors:
- the LOC117328732 gene encoding uncharacterized protein LOC117328732 translates to MDEKMDEEALSRNNEVCQMLRQSLLEICRNHYTALADMEVDAIICLSAINSSQQNIVKIHQVVPRENFKNTSTNGIHASKVESNLGIARGIQMQIKKRKRLMCRQKHNFRVKLNAAKVDAGSSSLMKPSSETNKSSSSRRKMKKSSVTQYQPWSETKSSSMSIDETNSAENTLFVTRDKQGRLLRVSQLQVKPQGDHPGNDEEEELQDGCNSSTEEKVAIKEEPIDDDYGDNDTVGCGQMDKNENRSEAMIGKSDSDSQDIIPSLVPKLGHRRREPRGKFMIYNKELGTVETEAVESQSTDDQDEQDMDEDERETSKSHDCTENSSESFVVKTEPEDPEYNRPVIENPPMIIQSVQGNTAFEVGKTTNQVSLLRNCLIKTGNDQEVKMSSMFLDSDRNSQLTKFPTDNDCDLHYTSPSTSVIDFSASGGNDWKKGYSLLGEERSDDEGLSQSSGCDTPFATSNREPAVLRRTKKKKVTEPKLVSLLHKPTVMETTSSGLVGAMGQSHLSPLRISGLDNSTKSNISSPVNYSSSNQNFDDSDPIIRGEIKQFYCEKCGTGFASRKSKMRHEKFTCGNHTFECSVCGKFYSRADSKQRHMLKMHGVKIMPSQLGIDPLDMNSSENLDDNMTWL